The proteins below are encoded in one region of Qipengyuania sp. HL-TH1:
- a CDS encoding HAD-IIB family hydrolase — MHIVSLALGGCLKGEPVRYGITEDTGGHITYILGEMEALARRGDVEMAEVITRRFDDPRLGAIHAEAEEWLGPKLVIRRIDSGNRRYLAKEALSADRAAFTEALIAELGQRERLPDLIHAHFADAADVARKVEDALGIPFIYTAHSLGMDKRMAMPAPSAALEGRIAEENRAIAGARAIIGSSRDECERQLAAYPSARIGKIHRLIPGIDRSAAGGEISSAIELVSPFLREPMKPVVLAIARPVHKKNLVRLVEAFGKSPTLREQCNLVVLAGLRDDLQSGEAEQQDVLRGLVDAIDRHDLYGKVAYPKSHTRQQVKELYTLAARTRGVFVNPALTEPYGLTLVEAAAHGVPVVATKIGGPQDIVGELEHGLLVDPGSESEIAEAIERLVTDRRLWETCSHNGQANSREVNWDAYAGGFMAIARQVTAPATALRPRPAHLLVSDLDNTLTGCDRGALRIGQFFQRQAQFGFVIATGRSIVEARRLVRDWKLPDPRAWITSVGTEIYVERGGDLVLDTDYADGIGYEWHPTAIDDALDDLPDLIPQASYEQRPFKRSYFANSPGMAAQVEDRLRSHGIPARVVFSHDRLLDVLPPMAGKAAAMGHVARMFDVPVEQVFAAGDSGNDEDMLTACQNAIMVGNHAAEIAALARRPNVYLARRSHAAGTLEGILAQHRAQRLRERRDTRISA; from the coding sequence TTGCATATCGTATCGCTCGCACTCGGCGGCTGCCTGAAAGGCGAGCCGGTCCGGTACGGGATCACCGAAGATACGGGGGGGCACATCACCTACATCCTGGGCGAGATGGAAGCGCTTGCCCGGCGCGGCGATGTGGAAATGGCGGAAGTCATTACACGGCGGTTCGACGATCCGCGGCTCGGCGCGATCCATGCCGAGGCCGAAGAATGGCTTGGTCCCAAGCTGGTCATACGGCGGATCGACAGCGGCAACCGGCGCTATCTGGCGAAGGAAGCGCTGAGCGCCGACCGCGCCGCCTTTACCGAAGCGCTGATTGCGGAGCTGGGGCAGCGCGAGCGCTTGCCCGACCTCATCCACGCGCATTTCGCCGATGCAGCGGATGTGGCGCGCAAGGTCGAAGACGCGCTGGGCATTCCTTTCATCTACACTGCGCATTCGCTCGGCATGGACAAGCGCATGGCAATGCCTGCGCCCAGCGCCGCGCTCGAGGGGCGGATCGCGGAAGAGAACCGGGCGATCGCGGGTGCGCGGGCTATCATTGGCTCGTCGCGCGACGAATGCGAACGGCAGCTTGCGGCCTATCCTTCGGCCCGGATCGGCAAGATCCATCGCCTGATCCCGGGGATCGACCGCAGCGCCGCGGGCGGGGAAATCTCGTCGGCGATCGAACTCGTTTCCCCATTCCTGCGCGAACCGATGAAGCCCGTGGTGCTGGCGATCGCCCGCCCCGTCCACAAGAAGAATCTCGTCCGGCTGGTCGAAGCCTTCGGCAAGTCGCCTACGCTGCGCGAACAGTGCAATCTGGTGGTTCTCGCCGGGCTGCGCGACGATCTGCAATCGGGCGAAGCGGAGCAGCAGGATGTGCTGCGCGGTCTCGTCGATGCCATCGACCGCCATGATCTCTACGGCAAGGTCGCCTATCCCAAGTCGCACACGCGCCAGCAGGTCAAGGAACTCTATACTCTCGCCGCCCGGACGCGCGGCGTGTTCGTCAATCCGGCGCTGACGGAGCCCTATGGCCTGACATTGGTCGAGGCTGCGGCGCATGGCGTTCCCGTCGTCGCCACCAAGATCGGCGGCCCGCAGGACATCGTCGGCGAGCTCGAGCATGGGTTGCTGGTCGACCCGGGGAGCGAGAGCGAAATCGCCGAAGCGATCGAGCGATTGGTGACCGATCGCCGACTGTGGGAAACCTGCTCGCACAATGGACAGGCCAACAGCCGGGAGGTCAACTGGGATGCCTATGCGGGCGGCTTCATGGCAATCGCCAGGCAGGTCACCGCGCCCGCCACCGCGCTGCGCCCGAGACCTGCCCATTTGCTGGTCAGCGATCTCGACAACACGCTGACCGGGTGCGACCGCGGCGCGCTGCGCATCGGGCAGTTCTTCCAGCGGCAGGCGCAGTTCGGCTTCGTCATCGCCACCGGTCGCTCGATCGTCGAAGCGCGGCGGCTGGTGCGCGACTGGAAACTGCCCGATCCGCGCGCCTGGATAACCTCGGTGGGTACCGAGATCTATGTCGAACGTGGCGGCGATCTCGTGCTCGACACCGACTATGCCGACGGCATCGGCTATGAATGGCACCCCACTGCCATCGACGATGCGCTGGACGATCTGCCGGATTTGATCCCGCAGGCGAGCTACGAGCAACGCCCCTTCAAGCGCAGCTACTTTGCCAACTCGCCCGGGATGGCGGCGCAGGTCGAGGACCGGCTGCGCAGCCACGGCATTCCGGCGCGCGTGGTGTTCAGCCACGACCGCTTGCTCGATGTCCTGCCCCCCATGGCAGGCAAGGCAGCGGCGATGGGCCATGTTGCCCGCATGTTCGATGTTCCGGTCGAGCAGGTCTTCGCGGCCGGCGACAGCGGCAATGACGAGGATATGCTGACTGCCTGCCAGAACGCGATCATGGTCGGCAATCACGCGGCCGAGATCGCCGCCTTGGCGAGGCGCCCCAATGTCTATCTGGCGCGGCGCAGCCACGCAGCCGGCACGCTCGAGGGCATTCTTGCACAGCACCGCGCGCAGCGACTTCGCGAGCGCCGGGATACGAGGATTTCAGCATGA
- a CDS encoding nucleotidyltransferase family protein, protein MPPIDPEVGFILLAAGQGKRFGRDKLTEDFRGQPLWSWAALAAEEAGFAQRYIVSGPHSGIPARSGWHPVTNDRAADGMGTSIAAGVRAAQGCSRVVIALADMPLVEPDHLRRLAKANGPVFTRYADGVEGSPAGFPRSTFDRLCALQGEAGARSLGLPDATAIAPASAAALADIDTPEDLLTLSSRHTAGRR, encoded by the coding sequence GTGCCGCCGATTGACCCCGAGGTGGGCTTCATCCTGCTTGCCGCGGGCCAGGGAAAGCGGTTCGGCCGCGACAAGCTCACCGAGGACTTCCGCGGCCAGCCATTATGGTCATGGGCCGCGCTGGCGGCAGAAGAAGCTGGGTTTGCGCAGCGCTACATCGTGAGCGGCCCGCATTCAGGCATCCCGGCGCGGAGCGGCTGGCATCCGGTCACAAACGACCGCGCCGCCGACGGCATGGGGACGTCGATTGCGGCAGGCGTACGGGCCGCGCAAGGCTGTTCGCGCGTGGTCATTGCACTGGCCGATATGCCGCTGGTCGAGCCTGACCATCTCCGCCGGCTGGCCAAAGCCAATGGCCCGGTATTTACGCGCTATGCCGACGGGGTCGAAGGATCGCCCGCGGGCTTTCCGCGCAGCACCTTCGACCGCCTCTGCGCCTTGCAAGGCGAAGCGGGCGCACGGAGTCTCGGTTTGCCGGACGCAACCGCGATCGCCCCGGCCAGCGCCGCGGCGCTGGCGGACATCGATACGCCCGAAGACCTGCTCACGCTCTCGTCGCGGCACACTGCCGGGCGCCGCTAA
- a CDS encoding XdhC family protein, producing MLADPALHLSADEDHAALVAACEPGVGLCTIVGIEGSFSRRLGAQLAVLPDGTTVGSLSDGCLEAQLATDLRAQAGPRVIRYGSGSAMVDFRLPCGGGLDILLDPAPDRLACREIVRMLDSRRPAILPLPSPSPLAERRYHPRLKIAVIGEGPELDAFARLGDAMGLHVEVHRKDDLTLGSPAPHITLDRWTAALLLFHDHEWEAALLEQLTSGQAFYIGAQGGENARIERALTLAARGVDEQAIASICSPIGLIPSCKSPTTLALSALAEIVAEYEQLRAAD from the coding sequence ATGCTGGCCGACCCGGCTCTCCATCTTTCCGCCGACGAGGATCACGCCGCGCTGGTCGCAGCCTGCGAACCCGGCGTCGGGCTGTGTACGATTGTCGGGATCGAAGGCAGTTTTTCGCGGCGGCTGGGCGCGCAACTCGCGGTGCTTCCCGATGGGACGACCGTAGGCAGCCTGTCCGATGGCTGTCTCGAAGCGCAACTCGCAACCGATCTGCGCGCGCAGGCGGGCCCGCGCGTCATCCGCTATGGAAGCGGTTCGGCGATGGTGGATTTTCGCCTGCCCTGCGGCGGCGGGCTGGATATCCTGCTCGATCCTGCACCCGACCGGCTCGCATGTCGCGAGATCGTGCGAATGCTCGACAGCCGCCGCCCGGCCATACTCCCGCTGCCATCCCCTTCCCCGCTGGCTGAGCGTCGCTATCACCCGCGCCTGAAAATCGCGGTTATCGGCGAGGGGCCCGAACTCGACGCCTTTGCTCGGCTCGGGGACGCGATGGGACTGCATGTCGAGGTGCATCGCAAAGACGACCTTACGCTCGGCTCCCCCGCCCCGCATATCACGCTCGACCGCTGGACCGCCGCGCTGCTACTATTCCACGATCATGAGTGGGAAGCCGCGCTGCTCGAACAATTGACCTCGGGCCAGGCATTCTACATCGGCGCGCAGGGGGGCGAGAATGCGCGGATCGAACGCGCGCTGACGCTCGCCGCGCGCGGCGTGGACGAGCAGGCCATTGCTTCCATCTGCAGCCCGATCGGCCTGATCCCCTCATGCAAGTCACCCACCACGCTGGCGCTGTCCGCGCTGGCGGAGATCGTTGCCGAATACGAGCAATTGCGTGCCGCCGATTGA